From Haloarcula sp. CBA1127, a single genomic window includes:
- a CDS encoding glycine betaine ABC transporter substrate-binding protein, giving the protein MEDERQQPWTGSRRRVLGMLAAGGAATLGGCSSGGDAESSTAGSGDDDAGATDGSLSVVVSSKGYTEQLNLGYIAYELLANNTGVSLVDETGFGGNAAHAEAYQAGNIHAYYDYMGSLWAAHPPQHDEATFETPDEQYTALKSEMESEHPIRILDRADWQNTWAVFIREDAIEGTSIETISDLAGYVNDGNYDIRPAFGDGFKTRSDGFDALLDYYGFEAEHVERWEAEQEFIEAASAQAAGTAVDEGYADLSFGYSTSAWLTTVEDIVYLDDDQNFWPFFHPVGVVHEDVATDAVVSALNKMPDAIPDAKTMQELNSHATEVGSQQAVVEHLKANGFI; this is encoded by the coding sequence ATGGAAGATGAAAGACAGCAGCCGTGGACTGGAAGCCGACGACGGGTGCTTGGAATGCTCGCGGCGGGCGGAGCGGCCACACTGGGCGGCTGTTCGAGTGGCGGAGATGCCGAATCAAGTACAGCCGGAAGTGGAGACGACGATGCCGGGGCAACCGACGGTTCCCTGTCAGTCGTTGTCAGTTCGAAAGGATACACAGAGCAGTTGAATCTCGGGTACATCGCCTACGAATTGCTCGCCAACAACACGGGTGTGAGTCTCGTAGATGAAACCGGTTTCGGCGGGAACGCTGCACACGCCGAGGCCTATCAGGCCGGCAACATCCACGCGTACTACGATTACATGGGGTCGCTGTGGGCTGCGCACCCGCCCCAGCACGACGAAGCGACCTTCGAGACGCCAGACGAGCAGTACACCGCGTTAAAGTCCGAGATGGAATCGGAACATCCGATTCGGATCCTCGACCGCGCAGACTGGCAGAACACGTGGGCCGTGTTCATCCGCGAGGACGCTATCGAAGGGACCAGTATCGAGACAATCAGTGACCTCGCCGGCTATGTCAACGACGGGAACTACGACATCCGCCCGGCGTTTGGTGACGGGTTCAAGACTCGCAGTGACGGCTTCGATGCCTTGCTTGACTACTATGGTTTCGAGGCCGAGCACGTGGAGCGCTGGGAAGCAGAACAGGAGTTCATCGAGGCAGCATCGGCACAGGCGGCTGGCACGGCTGTTGACGAAGGCTACGCCGACCTCAGCTTTGGGTACAGCACCAGCGCATGGCTCACAACTGTTGAAGATATCGTGTACCTTGATGACGACCAGAACTTCTGGCCGTTTTTCCACCCGGTCGGTGTTGTGCACGAGGACGTGGCAACGGACGCCGTGGTGTCGGCACTGAACAAGATGCCGGACGCCATTCCTGACGCGAAAACGATGCAAGAGCTGAACAGTCACGCAACCGAGGTTGGTAGCCAGCAGGCGGTTGTTGAGCACCTCAAGGCCAACGGCTTCATCTGA
- a CDS encoding S66 peptidase family protein — MPAVPEFLTPPPVEPGDQVAVVAPASNAPESARFIYELGLERMREGFDLDPVEYPTATADPEWLADNPEARAEEVMNAFRDPDISAVIANIGGHDQITMLPYLDGDVLREHPTRFYGYSDNTNLALFLWNHGIVSYYGGSTLLEYAMDGEMFDYTKEYLRRALFEDSVGEWTEADVFTDESGNWEDPESVKTTREIEQSDGRIWRGGEETVSGRIWGGCYAVLVEQFLADRYLPAPEALNGTVLALETSELIPDPAVVGANLRALGERGLLERFDGVLVGRACARSHAEEKPRDWRAEYRERQRDTIADVLETYNPNAPVVFNCEFGHTYPTCPIPIGGEVEIEPATKSIHLP; from the coding sequence ATGCCAGCCGTGCCTGAGTTCCTTACTCCACCCCCTGTCGAACCCGGTGATCAGGTCGCGGTTGTTGCGCCGGCATCAAACGCACCCGAGTCCGCGCGGTTCATTTACGAACTCGGTCTTGAGCGAATGCGCGAGGGTTTCGACCTTGACCCAGTCGAGTATCCGACCGCGACGGCCGACCCGGAGTGGCTTGCGGACAATCCAGAGGCGCGCGCCGAAGAGGTCATGAACGCCTTCCGGGACCCAGACATCTCGGCCGTGATCGCTAATATCGGAGGCCACGACCAGATCACGATGCTCCCGTATCTTGATGGCGACGTACTCCGCGAGCACCCGACTCGATTCTACGGGTACTCAGACAACACGAATCTGGCTCTGTTTCTCTGGAACCACGGGATCGTCTCGTACTACGGCGGCTCCACCCTGCTCGAATACGCGATGGATGGCGAGATGTTTGACTACACCAAAGAGTACCTGCGGCGTGCGCTTTTTGAGGATTCTGTCGGCGAGTGGACCGAAGCGGACGTGTTTACTGATGAGTCCGGCAACTGGGAAGATCCGGAGTCAGTCAAAACCACGCGCGAAATCGAACAATCTGATGGCCGAATCTGGCGTGGTGGTGAAGAGACTGTCTCGGGTCGAATCTGGGGCGGCTGTTATGCAGTCCTCGTTGAGCAGTTCCTCGCCGACCGCTACCTGCCTGCTCCCGAGGCACTGAATGGCACTGTGCTTGCGTTGGAGACGAGCGAACTGATCCCCGACCCGGCTGTCGTCGGTGCGAACCTCCGGGCACTCGGCGAACGGGGTCTTCTCGAACGATTCGACGGTGTGCTTGTCGGACGCGCCTGTGCCCGCTCACACGCTGAAGAAAAACCGCGAGACTGGCGGGCGGAATATCGAGAGCGCCAGCGCGACACGATTGCTGACGTCCTCGAAACGTACAATCCGAACGCACCTGTTGTGTTCAATTGCGAGTTCGGACACACGTATCCGACGTGTCCCATTCCAATCGGCGGTGAGGTCGAAATAGAACCCGCAACTAAATCCATTCACCTTCCTTGA
- a CDS encoding helix-turn-helix domain-containing protein produces the protein MSVICEFELQSADMPLCAVAAELNTRLIVDNVVSGTTDEPALVFSATGVEPDALESALLGDESVVEFVAMDSAIVESRYRVVLDTDFVEMYTQLVDRQTYPMGALVTEHGWKVSTQFADRADLEAFRDTCQSSSVTFRPHRLCETEHGGDDYGLTAPQREALLAAHRLGYFAVPRGADLTDLSAELDATTSAISERLRRGTDQLIDHTIASSEQ, from the coding sequence ATGAGCGTCATCTGTGAATTCGAGTTGCAGTCCGCAGATATGCCGCTGTGTGCGGTTGCTGCCGAACTGAACACCCGACTAATCGTCGACAACGTCGTCTCCGGCACGACCGACGAGCCGGCACTCGTGTTCTCCGCGACGGGCGTCGAGCCGGACGCTCTTGAATCGGCATTGCTCGGCGACGAATCGGTCGTGGAGTTCGTCGCCATGGACTCGGCTATCGTCGAGTCCCGGTATCGGGTCGTCCTCGATACAGACTTCGTCGAAATGTACACCCAGCTCGTCGACCGGCAGACGTATCCGATGGGTGCGCTCGTGACCGAGCACGGGTGGAAGGTGAGCACGCAGTTCGCCGACCGGGCAGACCTCGAAGCGTTCCGGGACACCTGTCAGTCAAGCAGTGTCACGTTCCGCCCGCACCGGCTCTGTGAGACAGAACACGGCGGCGACGACTACGGACTCACCGCTCCGCAGCGAGAGGCGCTGCTGGCAGCCCATCGACTGGGATATTTCGCCGTCCCCCGTGGGGCAGACCTGACAGACCTTTCAGCGGAGCTCGACGCGACCACGTCCGCGATTTCGGAGCGCCTCCGTCGTGGCACGGACCAGTTGATCGACCACACGATTGCCAGCTCCGAACAGTGA
- a CDS encoding hemolysin family protein produces the protein MGVYAHTDALRPEGTMVNLALSAAQLLVALVLVGLNGFFVAAEFAFVRVRGTSVEQLADEGRAGAGSLQAVMADLDNYLAVTQLGITLASLGLGWVGEPAVAALLEPVLAPVLPETLLNVVAFAIGFSIITFLHVVFGELAPKTFAIARTERLSLLLAPPMKLFYYLFYPGIVVFNGSANAFTQLLGVPPASETDETLGEREIRRVLARSGEEGNIDAAEVDMIERVFDLDDTVVREVMVPRPDVVSVPADATMSDIRAVVLDEGHTRYPVVDADDSGQIVGFIDVKDVLRAGEEGSKDATAGDIAHEIPVVPETTAINDLLLQFRQDRRQMAAVIDEWGSLEGIATIEDVVEAVVGDLRDEFDVDGREHAIRKQSDGSYDADGGVPLSTAGEALGVDLDRDAVETIGGLVLSQLDRAPEVGDTAEAAGHVFEVTSVDGTRISTVEISKGDADDSLSAE, from the coding sequence ATGGGTGTGTATGCACACACCGACGCGCTCCGCCCGGAGGGTACGATGGTAAACCTCGCGCTCTCGGCGGCGCAGCTCCTCGTGGCGCTGGTACTCGTGGGACTGAACGGCTTCTTCGTCGCCGCCGAGTTCGCCTTCGTTCGCGTTCGCGGCACATCAGTCGAACAGCTCGCTGACGAAGGCCGGGCCGGCGCAGGCTCGCTTCAGGCAGTGATGGCGGACCTGGATAACTACCTCGCGGTGACCCAGCTCGGGATTACGCTTGCCTCGCTGGGACTGGGGTGGGTCGGTGAGCCCGCCGTCGCAGCGCTGCTTGAACCTGTCCTCGCTCCGGTACTGCCCGAGACTCTCCTCAACGTCGTCGCGTTCGCAATCGGCTTCAGTATCATCACCTTCCTCCACGTCGTCTTCGGCGAACTCGCGCCGAAGACGTTCGCGATTGCTCGGACTGAGCGGCTCTCGCTGTTGCTTGCGCCGCCGATGAAGCTGTTTTACTACCTGTTCTATCCCGGGATCGTCGTGTTCAACGGCTCGGCCAACGCCTTTACGCAATTGCTGGGAGTCCCGCCAGCGTCGGAAACGGACGAGACGCTCGGCGAGCGCGAGATACGCCGAGTACTGGCCCGGTCCGGCGAAGAGGGGAACATCGACGCGGCGGAGGTCGACATGATCGAGCGCGTGTTCGACCTCGACGATACGGTCGTTCGAGAGGTCATGGTCCCGCGACCTGACGTTGTGAGTGTCCCAGCCGACGCAACGATGTCGGATATCCGGGCGGTCGTTCTCGACGAAGGACACACCCGCTATCCGGTGGTCGACGCCGACGACAGCGGTCAGATTGTCGGGTTCATCGATGTCAAAGACGTGCTGCGGGCCGGCGAGGAAGGCAGCAAGGACGCGACTGCCGGCGATATCGCCCACGAGATACCGGTCGTCCCGGAAACGACAGCGATCAACGACCTCCTGTTGCAGTTCAGGCAGGACCGTCGGCAGATGGCCGCGGTCATCGACGAATGGGGGTCGCTGGAGGGGATCGCGACAATCGAAGATGTGGTCGAGGCCGTCGTCGGCGACCTGCGCGACGAGTTCGACGTTGACGGTCGCGAACACGCCATCCGTAAGCAAAGCGACGGGAGCTACGACGCCGACGGCGGCGTGCCACTGTCGACAGCGGGCGAGGCGCTCGGTGTCGACCTCGACAGGGACGCCGTCGAAACCATCGGTGGGCTGGTGCTGAGTCAGCTCGACCGCGCTCCGGAGGTCGGTGACACCGCCGAAGCGGCCGGACACGTGTTTGAGGTGACGAGCGTCGACGGCACCCGAATCTCGACGGTCGAGATAAGCAAGGGCGACGCTGACGACTCGCTGTCGGCCGAGTGA
- a CDS encoding oleate hydratase yields the protein MTIHQQPHVTDREAHFVGGGIASLAGAAFLVRDGNMPGENIHVYEKLDVVGGAMDGAGDPDEAYLIRGGRMFNYPAYECTWDLFETIPSLEDDSRSVKAVMDEFNEAHPSYAKTRLMHEGERIDAGEYGLTRQHRQSIVRLLLTPEPRLGDTRIEEWFDESFLETNFWYVWATIFAFQPWHSVAEVRRYMYRFLHEFPRLHTMEGIDRTKYNQYDSMILPLRRWLEDRGVSFEYGHEVTDMDIVPSRTGRTVERLYCETDSGTETVPVEPSDLVFMTNGSMTDGSSIGGMDEAPELNETGASWELWKSIAEDNPQFGNPSVFADNVTETKWESFTVTLHNTELFDHIVDFTNEEPGNGLVTYLGSNWLLSTVVAAQPHFANQPDDVKVFWGYALFPDREGNYVEKPMSECTGREILQELCYHLQCEGRLPEILDDVTCIPAMMPFITAHFQPREPGDRPEVVPDGSNNLAFLGQYAEQPRDVVFTVEYSVRSAMTAVYEMLDLDQEVPPVSKHYREPGVIADTVRAAYR from the coding sequence ATGACCATCCACCAGCAACCACACGTCACTGACCGCGAAGCACACTTCGTCGGGGGCGGTATTGCCTCCCTGGCTGGCGCGGCGTTCCTCGTCCGGGACGGCAATATGCCCGGCGAAAACATCCATGTCTACGAAAAGCTGGACGTCGTCGGTGGCGCGATGGACGGCGCTGGCGACCCGGACGAGGCGTACCTGATCCGGGGCGGTCGGATGTTCAATTACCCGGCGTACGAATGTACGTGGGACCTCTTCGAGACGATTCCGTCGCTCGAAGACGATTCGCGCTCGGTCAAAGCCGTGATGGACGAGTTCAACGAAGCGCACCCCTCGTACGCGAAAACACGGCTAATGCACGAGGGCGAACGAATCGACGCCGGCGAGTACGGACTGACGCGTCAGCACCGGCAGTCGATAGTTCGGTTGCTCCTCACGCCCGAACCGCGACTCGGAGACACGCGCATCGAGGAGTGGTTCGACGAGTCGTTCCTGGAGACGAACTTCTGGTACGTCTGGGCGACCATCTTCGCGTTCCAGCCGTGGCACAGCGTCGCCGAGGTCCGGCGCTATATGTACCGGTTCCTCCACGAGTTCCCGCGCCTGCACACCATGGAGGGTATCGACCGGACGAAGTACAACCAGTACGACTCGATGATCCTCCCGCTCCGACGCTGGCTCGAAGACAGGGGCGTCTCCTTCGAGTACGGCCACGAGGTGACCGATATGGACATCGTCCCGTCGCGGACAGGGCGTACCGTCGAGCGGCTCTACTGTGAGACCGACAGCGGAACCGAGACGGTCCCCGTCGAGCCGTCCGACCTCGTGTTCATGACGAACGGGTCGATGACCGACGGCTCGTCCATCGGCGGGATGGACGAGGCCCCCGAACTGAACGAAACCGGGGCGTCGTGGGAGCTGTGGAAGTCCATCGCCGAGGACAACCCACAGTTCGGCAATCCGTCGGTGTTCGCTGACAACGTCACGGAGACGAAATGGGAGTCGTTCACCGTGACTCTGCACAACACCGAGCTGTTCGACCACATCGTCGATTTCACCAACGAGGAACCGGGCAACGGGCTCGTCACCTACCTCGGGTCGAACTGGCTGTTGTCGACAGTCGTCGCCGCCCAGCCACACTTCGCGAACCAGCCGGACGACGTGAAGGTATTCTGGGGCTACGCGCTGTTCCCGGATCGGGAAGGGAACTACGTGGAGAAACCGATGTCCGAATGTACCGGCCGCGAGATCCTTCAGGAGCTGTGTTACCACCTGCAGTGCGAGGGACGGCTCCCGGAGATACTCGACGACGTGACCTGCATCCCGGCGATGATGCCGTTCATCACGGCGCACTTCCAGCCCCGGGAACCCGGTGACCGGCCCGAGGTCGTTCCAGACGGGTCGAACAACCTGGCGTTCCTCGGGCAGTACGCCGAACAGCCACGGGACGTCGTGTTCACCGTCGAGTACTCCGTCCGGTCGGCGATGACCGCCGTCTACGAGATGCTCGACCTCGACCAGGAGGTGCCCCCGGTGAGCAAGCACTACCGAGAGCCCGGTGTCATCGCAGACACTGTTCGCGCCGCGTACCGCTGA
- the eis gene encoding enhanced intracellular survival protein Eis gives MSELRPVPATDREACQRILQYAFAPETGPVMPDPDGDWPPSLFDQRGLYEGDTLRAVCKLYFLDTTVRGAATTVGGLGAVATPPEHRGQGLAADLCRHALSAYRESGVGLVTLWPFSTPFYHRLGWGTANTYRRFDLPPSALPDDDTAGQMVSLDADDWERLRRVETAAAAGTALSLRRSEAWWRERTLADWDDDGVPYCYGYERDGELQGYVVYTVADDANNTLSVSNFAAVDEEARRALFAFLGSHGAQIERVTLQLPPDADLLHRVDDPGAVDCTVEAGPMVRLTDVGHLERLDWPGGDLDCTLSVSDPLLDHNDGLFRLSVSGGTATVDPLPASDSEADVAVDIATLSQLTVGTHGVDAAARLAGLEILDDSVRDPLTDVFKPESVYLGEFF, from the coding sequence ATGTCCGAACTCCGCCCCGTCCCGGCGACCGACCGCGAAGCCTGCCAGCGGATACTCCAGTACGCGTTCGCGCCTGAAACGGGTCCGGTGATGCCGGACCCGGACGGTGACTGGCCCCCATCGTTATTCGACCAGCGAGGCCTCTATGAGGGCGACACTCTCCGAGCGGTCTGCAAGCTGTACTTTCTCGACACGACCGTTCGCGGCGCGGCGACGACGGTCGGTGGGCTCGGTGCGGTCGCGACACCACCCGAACACCGCGGACAGGGGCTCGCCGCCGACCTCTGTCGACACGCACTGTCTGCGTACCGCGAATCCGGTGTCGGGCTTGTCACCCTCTGGCCGTTTTCGACGCCGTTCTACCACCGTCTGGGCTGGGGGACGGCGAACACCTATCGCCGCTTCGACCTGCCGCCGTCGGCGCTCCCGGACGACGACACTGCCGGACAGATGGTCAGCCTTGACGCCGACGACTGGGAGCGGCTCCGCCGGGTCGAGACCGCTGCAGCCGCCGGGACGGCGCTCTCGCTCCGGCGCTCGGAAGCGTGGTGGCGCGAGCGGACTCTCGCCGACTGGGACGACGACGGCGTCCCGTACTGCTACGGCTACGAACGCGACGGTGAACTTCAGGGGTACGTCGTGTACACCGTCGCGGACGATGCTAATAACACGCTCTCGGTTTCGAATTTCGCGGCTGTCGACGAGGAAGCCCGCCGCGCGCTGTTCGCGTTTCTCGGGAGTCACGGCGCACAGATCGAGCGCGTCACACTCCAGTTGCCACCTGACGCTGACCTCCTCCATCGCGTCGACGACCCCGGCGCGGTCGACTGCACGGTCGAGGCCGGACCGATGGTTCGGCTCACCGACGTGGGCCACCTCGAACGCCTCGACTGGCCCGGGGGCGACCTCGACTGTACGCTCTCGGTCAGCGACCCGCTGCTTGATCACAACGACGGCCTGTTCCGGCTGTCAGTGAGCGGCGGCACTGCGACGGTCGACCCGCTTCCAGCCAGCGACTCGGAAGCCGATGTGGCTGTCGACATCGCGACGCTCTCCCAACTGACCGTCGGGACCCATGGCGTCGACGCCGCTGCACGGTTGGCCGGGCTGGAGATACTCGATGACTCGGTCCGCGATCCGCTCACGGACGTTTTCAAGCCCGAATCCGTCTATCTGGGCGAGTTCTTCTGA
- a CDS encoding methyl-accepting chemotaxis protein, translated as MDEPTTHSGDGDDESADATESAASDTTGLERAKAIALLPLQSYIVKFAVALLVIVVLIAAGGFWVQGNATATLEDDTAQQLEQEVNAESGLLNEWVERNERPVLVASNNPLLGFNTTREDQQAYMERLATDELQSDRVVAVHLADPTVGTAGEARVVASTDETLRGTRVTSDNHPWVDRTRSIGRDTVVSSNPYTNTNGKRVVSSMSVAADFTHVLVVEYDASDLSKQFSAGIDGTFTQVVRPTSSSTEVLFSDAGTDAVGQPYIPNQSQADIPEISTATEQGTFTNTPAKEAVLDTDYVAAYATIPGTNWVVIKHTPAANAFALSEQIRTDILAFILVALGGVVVIGGTIGRNTATSVQQLSAAATAIEQGEYNVDVSSSRRDEIGQLFTSIGSMRDALVSKIDETEAAREQATDAQQEAEEERARAEQAKEEAEALAAELEQQAEVYSDVMEACADGDLTRRLPESETDNEAMAAIASSFNDMLAQWERTIVDIQEFADTVTAASEEAEVGAADAERASGEVSESVQEIAAAADEQRDMLDTVSGEMTDLSAAIEEVAASADSVADHSNQTADVAREGEDTARDALESSRRVQEAIDTTVENVEQLDEQMAEISTIVELIADIAEQTNMLALNANIEAARADKDGEGFAVVADEVKELAGETQASATEIEQLITDVQSQTETTVDEARVAEESMEEGIDAVEEVMAAFTEVSEYADKTDAGVQGISDTTDDQAASTEEAVSMTEEVADLSESTADEVQSVSAAAEEQAASMSEINDSIKSLSGQAEQLKTLLSEFDVAVDESQRSRDR; from the coding sequence ATGGACGAACCTACAACACATTCAGGCGACGGTGACGACGAATCAGCAGACGCGACAGAGTCAGCGGCCTCGGACACGACAGGGCTGGAGCGAGCGAAAGCCATTGCGTTACTGCCACTTCAGTCGTACATCGTCAAGTTCGCTGTTGCGTTGCTCGTAATTGTGGTACTCATCGCGGCCGGCGGATTCTGGGTGCAGGGGAACGCAACCGCCACACTCGAAGACGACACAGCACAACAGCTTGAGCAGGAGGTCAACGCCGAGTCTGGCCTGCTGAACGAGTGGGTTGAGCGGAACGAGCGGCCGGTGCTTGTCGCGTCAAACAATCCGCTGCTCGGTTTCAACACGACGCGCGAAGACCAGCAGGCCTACATGGAAAGACTGGCCACAGACGAGCTACAGTCCGACCGCGTCGTTGCTGTCCACCTTGCAGACCCCACCGTCGGCACAGCGGGGGAGGCAAGGGTTGTGGCGAGTACTGACGAGACGCTCCGTGGAACCCGCGTCACATCAGACAACCATCCGTGGGTCGACCGAACACGGTCCATCGGCCGCGACACAGTGGTTTCATCCAACCCGTACACGAACACAAACGGGAAGCGGGTGGTCAGTTCGATGAGTGTTGCCGCCGATTTCACCCACGTACTCGTGGTCGAGTACGACGCCAGCGACCTGAGCAAGCAGTTCAGCGCTGGCATCGATGGGACGTTCACGCAGGTTGTCCGTCCGACCTCAAGTTCGACTGAAGTGTTGTTCTCCGACGCCGGTACCGATGCTGTCGGGCAGCCGTACATCCCAAATCAGTCACAGGCCGATATCCCCGAGATCAGTACAGCTACTGAACAGGGGACCTTTACCAATACCCCAGCAAAGGAAGCAGTGCTTGACACTGACTATGTCGCCGCGTACGCGACCATCCCCGGAACAAACTGGGTCGTTATCAAGCACACACCTGCGGCGAACGCGTTCGCACTGAGCGAGCAGATCAGGACTGATATCCTGGCGTTCATCCTGGTCGCGCTCGGTGGTGTGGTCGTCATCGGTGGAACGATTGGACGGAATACGGCGACATCCGTACAGCAACTCTCCGCGGCCGCGACCGCCATTGAGCAGGGCGAGTACAATGTTGACGTTTCAAGCTCTCGCCGAGATGAGATCGGCCAGCTGTTCACGTCTATCGGGAGTATGCGCGATGCACTCGTCTCGAAAATCGACGAAACCGAAGCTGCCCGTGAGCAAGCAACAGACGCTCAGCAGGAAGCGGAGGAAGAGCGTGCGCGCGCTGAGCAGGCAAAGGAGGAAGCTGAAGCGCTTGCAGCGGAACTCGAACAGCAAGCAGAGGTATACAGCGACGTGATGGAAGCGTGTGCAGACGGCGACCTGACCCGGCGTCTGCCCGAAAGCGAGACCGACAACGAGGCGATGGCGGCTATCGCCTCGTCGTTCAACGATATGCTCGCACAGTGGGAACGCACTATCGTCGACATTCAGGAGTTCGCCGATACCGTCACAGCTGCGAGCGAGGAGGCTGAAGTTGGGGCGGCTGACGCCGAGCGTGCGAGCGGCGAGGTCAGCGAATCTGTTCAAGAAATTGCGGCTGCTGCCGACGAGCAACGCGATATGCTGGACACAGTCTCAGGAGAGATGACTGACCTTTCGGCAGCCATCGAAGAAGTGGCTGCGTCCGCTGACTCGGTTGCGGACCACTCGAATCAGACCGCTGACGTCGCCCGAGAAGGCGAGGACACGGCCAGAGACGCGCTCGAAAGTTCGCGCAGGGTACAGGAGGCAATCGACACGACTGTCGAGAACGTTGAACAGTTAGACGAGCAAATGGCGGAAATCAGCACCATCGTTGAGCTGATCGCTGATATCGCCGAGCAAACGAATATGCTCGCGCTGAACGCGAACATCGAAGCTGCCCGTGCCGACAAAGACGGCGAAGGGTTTGCCGTCGTGGCCGACGAGGTCAAGGAACTCGCCGGGGAAACGCAGGCATCCGCGACCGAGATCGAGCAACTCATCACAGACGTACAGTCACAGACGGAGACAACTGTCGACGAAGCCAGAGTGGCTGAGGAATCGATGGAGGAAGGAATCGATGCGGTCGAAGAAGTCATGGCGGCGTTCACAGAAGTATCTGAGTACGCCGACAAGACGGACGCCGGCGTTCAGGGGATCAGCGACACCACCGACGACCAGGCCGCCAGCACTGAAGAAGCGGTGTCGATGACCGAGGAGGTCGCTGACCTCAGTGAATCCACTGCCGATGAGGTACAGAGCGTGTCCGCCGCCGCAGAGGAGCAGGCGGCCTCGATGTCGGAGATTAACGACAGCATCAAGTCGCTGAGCGGACAGGCCGAACAGCTCAAGACGCTACTGTCCGAGTTTGACGTCGCTGTCGACGAGAGCCAGCGATCCCGAGACCGCTGA